The DNA sequence GACTATCTCCGACAGCAGGTCGGCCCCTGCGACGTCGTCGCCCTCGCCGCGGCGTGGGACCGGACGGGCCGAGCCGACGCGGACGACGAGGCGATTCTCGACGCGCTCGCCGCCGTCGACGAGCGCCAGCAGTCGGTGACGCTTCCGAAGGAGTTCCGCGAGAGTTCGGAGAGTTCGGGTCGGCGTCTGCTCGAACTGGTGGCCGAGACGACGGACGACGCGCTCGTCGACGCGTACTACGGCCGCGTCCTCGACGACTCCGTCCCCGGAAACCACGCGGTCGCGCTGGGGTTCGTCGCTCGGCGACAGGGGATTGCACGGGAGGAGGCGTGTCTGCTCGCCTGTCACTCGTTCGTGGTCGGACTGCTCGGAGCGGCACAGCGACTCGTTCGCCTGACCCACACCGACGCACAGCGCATCCTCACCGCGTTGCGGCCGGTCATGCGAGAGGTGTGTGAGACGTACGCCGGGCGCGACCCGGAGACGATGGCACCGTTCGCCCCGCTGGTCGACGTCATGGGGATGGGGCACGAACGCGCCGAGCGCCGGCTGTTCGTCAGTTGAACGGGGACGTCGTCAGGCGAACCGTTCGATCGTCGTCCGGAGCTGGTCGCGGACCACCGCGGCGTCCGTCGAGTCGACGCTGACGGAGGTCGTGCGCTCGTCGGCGTCCGCGAGTTCGGTGAGGAGGCCCGCGCGGCGGTCGACCTCGACGAAGACGGTGAGGGCGTCGGCCGCGGGGAGGAAGACGAGTTCGACCTCGTCGACCCGGCCGCCGAATGGGCCGCCGGCGGCGTGGAACTCGAACTCCTGGACGAACGACTGCCCGGACGCGTAGCGCCCCGCGCGGTCCACCTGGCACTCGGCGGCGCGGAACGAGAAGCCGAGGTCGTCCATGGCGTCGAACACCGCCTGCATCCGCGGGGTCGGGTCGACCTCCAGATGGTCTCGGTCGTCGGGGTCGACCGCCATCGCGATGTCGAGTTCAGTCTCGACCCACACCTGCACGCGGCCGAGTGTCACGGGTGTCGCGTAGGGGATATCGATGGTCGCCGTCCGGACGTCGCTCTCTCCCGGTTCGACGGTGAAGTCGTCCGAGAGACGGAGTCGACCCACGGAGACCTCCGTGTACCCGTCGTCGGTCGCACACTGTGTCTCGACATCGAGTTCGACCGCGTCGACGGACTGTTCGGCCGACCCACCCTCGATGTGAATCTCGGCGTCGACAGACTGTCCCGGCTGGACGGTCGACGAGGCCAACACCGTGTCGACGGTCGCGTTGCCGATACCGATACTCGCGAGGACCTTCTTCATGCACCGAACGGCGTGGTCGCCACAGTGATATGTCTTCTGTCAGCCGGAGGGCGCGCCCGGAGCGACCGACGCGGATGACGTCGGCGTCGGTACCGGCGTTCCCAGTTGGCTGAAACCGCCGGGACGGTATTTATACCGAGCTGACGACACTTCGACCAGAGGTGTTCGTGCAGCAATGAACGTGAACGACGCGACAGTCCTCCTCGTGGTGACGAAGACGGTGACGCTCATCCTGGGTGCGCTCATCACCTTCCTCGCGTATCGGGCGTTCCGTCGACAGCGAGCACCGGCGCTCAGAGCACTGATGGTCGGGTTCGGCCTCGTGACGGTGGGGTCCGCGCTCGGGGGGACACTGTACCACATCGCCGACGTCGGGTTCGCCCTCGGCGTCGGAATCGAGAGTCTCGTCACTGCCGCCGGCTTCGGCGTCCTCGTCTACTCGCTGTACCTCAGCGTCGACGATGCGGAAGATTCCCCCGCTGCGGCCAGTCGCACCGTCTCCGAACGGGAGGGACACCGACGGGGCGTGAACTGAAACGGACTGGAACACATCCGGAGCCGGCCGTCGTTACGCGTCCCGGGACGAACATGTTCGGGACGGCGCTGAGGACGGTACGGAGCGTACGGTCGTGTATGCAGACGACACCGACGACGGCGAAGACGACCGAGACAGAAGAGACCGACCCCCGACAGACGACGGTCACGGTCCGATGCACGGGACACGTCCGGACGGCCATCGGCACGCACGAACTCGAGTTCGCGTTCCGAGGCGACACCCTCCGTGAGTTCCTCGACGCGTTCTTCGCCGAGTACGACGTCGCCGACCTGCTCATCGCGGAGACGGACGCGGAAGCGACCGCCCACGGCTGGGCACCGGTCGACGAGCCGCCGGGAAGCTGGCGGAAGAACCCCGAAGGGGAGAACACGCGCTGTTACGCCAGGGTCTGTGTCAACGGTCGGTTCAACGAGAACCTCGACGGACTGGACACGACGCTCGAAGCGGGCGACCGCGTCGCGCTCATCTACCCGTTCATGTTCTGCTGCTGAACGGGCCGGAGAAGCGAGGGAGAACGTCGAGGCGGCTCAGTACCGCGAGGGGAGGAACGCCAGACCGATGAGGAAGACGATGCAGAGACCAGAGAGGATGGTCACGCCCCAGAGGCCGTTCTTCTGTTCGGTGAACTGGTCGATGTCGTCGTTCTGTGCGCGGTAGCTCTCGAAGTCCTGGGTCAGGACGACCGTGTCGTTCGTCTGGAAGAACGCAAGATAGGTCTGACCGCTCAGGGTGACGTTGGCCTGGTCACCGACCTCGACAGTGTTCTCCTGCGGCGCGTTCCACGAGAGGGTCA is a window from the Salinigranum halophilum genome containing:
- a CDS encoding MoaD/ThiS family protein translates to MQTTPTTAKTTETEETDPRQTTVTVRCTGHVRTAIGTHELEFAFRGDTLREFLDAFFAEYDVADLLIAETDAEATAHGWAPVDEPPGSWRKNPEGENTRCYARVCVNGRFNENLDGLDTTLEAGDRVALIYPFMFCC
- a CDS encoding sporulation protein, with amino-acid sequence MKKVLASIGIGNATVDTVLASSTVQPGQSVDAEIHIEGGSAEQSVDAVELDVETQCATDDGYTEVSVGRLRLSDDFTVEPGESDVRTATIDIPYATPVTLGRVQVWVETELDIAMAVDPDDRDHLEVDPTPRMQAVFDAMDDLGFSFRAAECQVDRAGRYASGQSFVQEFEFHAAGGPFGGRVDEVELVFLPAADALTVFVEVDRRAGLLTELADADERTTSVSVDSTDAAVVRDQLRTTIERFA
- a CDS encoding urease accessory protein UreF; protein product: MSEHDHGSEDGGDASASLAAFQLADSFLPVGTYTISYGVEQFAATDRVETAADLEALLHDYLRQQVGPCDVVALAAAWDRTGRADADDEAILDALAAVDERQQSVTLPKEFRESSESSGRRLLELVAETTDDALVDAYYGRVLDDSVPGNHAVALGFVARRQGIAREEACLLACHSFVVGLLGAAQRLVRLTHTDAQRILTALRPVMREVCETYAGRDPETMAPFAPLVDVMGMGHERAERRLFVS
- a CDS encoding DUF7521 family protein, coding for MNVNDATVLLVVTKTVTLILGALITFLAYRAFRRQRAPALRALMVGFGLVTVGSALGGTLYHIADVGFALGVGIESLVTAAGFGVLVYSLYLSVDDAEDSPAAASRTVSEREGHRRGVN